Proteins encoded in a region of the Gammaproteobacteria bacterium genome:
- a CDS encoding glutathione S-transferase family protein, translating into MSAITIYYSPLSVALATFIALEEAGADYEPRVIDFKTAEQRSEQYLAINPKGRVPALATERGIITETPAILAYIAQTHPAAGLAPLDDPFAFGQLQAFNNYLCATVHVAHAHRLRGSRWVDDPAAIEAMKEKVPQTMTECFTLIENELFRGPWVMGDNYSVADGYLFTVTQWLAGDSVDVEQFPSVADHSRRMQERPAVQRAMKYRQVS; encoded by the coding sequence ATGTCCGCCATCACAATCTACTATTCGCCCCTGTCTGTCGCACTGGCCACTTTTATAGCGCTCGAGGAAGCTGGCGCAGACTACGAACCCCGCGTCATTGATTTCAAGACTGCCGAGCAACGCTCGGAACAGTATCTGGCAATAAATCCCAAAGGCCGTGTGCCGGCCCTGGCGACCGAGCGCGGCATAATCACGGAAACACCGGCGATTCTCGCTTACATTGCCCAGACCCATCCCGCAGCGGGACTGGCGCCGCTGGATGACCCGTTTGCCTTCGGTCAGCTACAGGCGTTCAACAATTATCTCTGTGCCACCGTGCATGTTGCCCATGCCCACCGACTCCGGGGCAGCAGGTGGGTTGACGACCCGGCGGCGATCGAGGCGATGAAAGAGAAAGTTCCCCAGACCATGACCGAGTGCTTCACCCTGATCGAGAATGAGCTGTTCCGTGGCCCCTGGGTCATGGGCGATAACTATTCGGTCGCCGATGGCTACCTGTTCACGGTGACCCAGTGGCTGGCGGGAGACAGTGTGGATGTCGAGCAGTTCCCCAGCGTCGCCGACCACAGTCGGCGGATGCAGGAACGACCCGCTGTGCAGCGGGCCATGAAGTATCGGCAGGTATCCTGA
- a CDS encoding glutathione S-transferase family protein yields MSDLIFYTNPQSRGRIAHWMLEELGEPYGIEWLAYGPEGTRSDAYLAVNPMGKLPALTHAGKVITETPAICAYLAARFPEKGLIPSSNEPGLADYYRWLFFAAGPLEQSITVNAMGWVVTEDRRGTVGFGSHEEVLHALGLAVQQSTYVCGEQFTAADVYLASHLSWGMLFGGVPKRAEFESYVARATDRPAYRRADQINEDRLAAVS; encoded by the coding sequence ATGTCGGACCTGATCTTTTATACCAATCCGCAATCCCGCGGCCGCATCGCCCATTGGATGTTGGAAGAGCTCGGCGAGCCCTACGGGATTGAGTGGCTTGCTTACGGTCCCGAGGGGACCCGGTCAGACGCTTATCTGGCGGTGAATCCCATGGGCAAGCTGCCGGCGCTGACACATGCCGGCAAAGTCATTACGGAAACCCCGGCTATCTGTGCCTATCTGGCCGCTCGATTCCCGGAGAAAGGCCTGATACCTTCAAGCAACGAGCCGGGACTGGCGGATTATTACCGCTGGTTGTTCTTCGCCGCCGGGCCACTGGAGCAATCCATTACTGTCAACGCGATGGGCTGGGTGGTTACGGAAGACCGCAGAGGCACTGTCGGGTTCGGCAGCCACGAGGAAGTGTTACATGCGCTTGGCCTCGCCGTGCAACAGAGTACTTACGTGTGTGGTGAGCAGTTTACCGCGGCGGATGTTTACCTGGCTTCGCACCTCAGCTGGGGCATGTTATTCGGCGGCGTGCCCAAGCGCGCCGAGTTTGAAAGCTACGTTGCGCGGGCAACTGACCGGCCGGCCTACCGACGGGCTGACCAGATCAACGAGGACAGGCTGGCAGCAGTGAGCTGA
- a CDS encoding OFA family MFS transporter: protein MSGLLSRERIIAPPGYNRWLVPLASIAIHLCIGSVYAWSIYNPSLTRVYGVVASAGDDWSLSQVVWVFTVAIVFLGLAAAFGGKWLERVGPRKVGVVSAFCWGGGYLVGAAGILTHQLWLLYLGYGVIGGCGLGLGYVSPVSTLIRWFPDRRGMAAGMAIMGFGGGAMIGTPMKEYFIRLFYRAPDYLGNVADVSLVTQAGRRFAEIGGQLREVVVVGANEVRDMTLPGPEGVYLVDTGASGVAGAFLVIGLIYLAVMLLAAFSYRLPQPGWKPAGWQEPEPSSRSALISSHHVDIDQALKTPQFYQLWIVLCLNVTAGIGVLGVARTMITEIFGSTLPGVVNAGFAATYVVMISAFNMVGRFVWASASDYIGRRNTYWIFFVLGIVLYLSVPFSAQQVSVNQSVIWLVYFYAATMLIFTMYGGGFATIPAYIADIFGTRYVGGIHGRILTAWSTAGVLGPLAITSLRQNSVNSAIEDLVGRIDPAVFRAQFGAPVEQLELLVAQNSVNIARLMEIAPPGTPDPTSGLYNSTMVLMAALLAIALVANALMRPVDARHHMAED, encoded by the coding sequence ATGTCAGGACTTCTATCCAGAGAACGCATTATTGCGCCGCCCGGTTACAACCGCTGGCTGGTGCCGCTGGCCTCCATCGCCATTCACCTGTGTATCGGTTCGGTTTATGCCTGGAGTATTTACAACCCCTCCCTGACGCGAGTTTACGGGGTGGTTGCCAGTGCCGGGGATGACTGGAGCCTTAGCCAGGTGGTCTGGGTTTTCACCGTTGCCATTGTTTTTCTGGGCCTGGCTGCCGCCTTTGGGGGTAAATGGCTGGAGCGGGTTGGACCGAGAAAGGTTGGTGTGGTTTCGGCCTTCTGTTGGGGTGGCGGCTATCTGGTCGGCGCGGCGGGGATTCTGACCCACCAGCTGTGGCTGCTGTATCTGGGCTACGGCGTGATCGGCGGCTGCGGTCTTGGCCTGGGTTACGTTTCGCCGGTCAGCACGCTGATCCGCTGGTTTCCCGACCGCCGTGGCATGGCGGCCGGTATGGCCATCATGGGTTTCGGTGGCGGCGCCATGATCGGGACTCCCATGAAAGAGTACTTCATCAGGCTGTTCTACCGGGCGCCGGACTACCTGGGAAATGTCGCTGATGTCAGCCTGGTAACCCAGGCCGGCCGCCGGTTTGCTGAAATCGGCGGCCAGCTGCGCGAGGTTGTGGTGGTTGGCGCCAATGAAGTGCGGGATATGACCCTGCCCGGGCCCGAGGGGGTTTATCTGGTGGATACCGGTGCCTCGGGAGTGGCCGGAGCCTTTCTGGTCATCGGTCTTATTTACCTGGCTGTCATGTTGCTGGCTGCATTTTCCTATCGACTGCCGCAGCCGGGATGGAAGCCTGCTGGCTGGCAGGAGCCTGAGCCGTCATCCCGCTCGGCTCTGATTTCCAGCCATCATGTGGATATTGATCAGGCTTTGAAGACTCCCCAGTTCTATCAACTGTGGATAGTGCTGTGTCTGAATGTCACCGCCGGGATCGGGGTGCTGGGTGTGGCGCGTACCATGATCACCGAGATTTTTGGCTCCACCTTGCCCGGGGTGGTGAATGCCGGCTTTGCCGCCACTTACGTGGTGATGATAAGCGCCTTCAACATGGTCGGGCGGTTTGTCTGGGCCAGTGCCTCCGACTACATCGGAAGGCGTAACACTTACTGGATTTTCTTTGTGCTCGGAATCGTTTTATACCTTTCGGTCCCTTTTTCTGCGCAACAGGTCAGTGTCAATCAGTCGGTTATCTGGCTGGTGTATTTTTATGCTGCGACGATGCTTATCTTCACCATGTACGGAGGTGGTTTCGCCACAATCCCTGCCTATATTGCAGATATTTTCGGGACCCGTTACGTGGGTGGGATTCACGGTCGGATTCTGACTGCCTGGAGCACAGCCGGCGTGCTTGGCCCTCTGGCCATTACGTCACTGCGGCAGAATTCTGTGAATAGCGCCATTGAGGACCTGGTCGGCCGGATTGATCCGGCAGTATTCCGCGCGCAGTTCGGGGCCCCGGTAGAGCAACTGGAGCTGCTGGTGGCGCAGAACTCGGTCAATATCGCCAGGCTTATGGAGATCGCACCGCCAGGGACACCCGACCCCACCAGCGGCCTGTACAATTCCACCATGGTGCTGATGGCGGCTCTGCTGGCCATCGCTCTGGTTGCCAATGCACTGATGCGCCCCGTCGATGCCCGGCACCATATGGCGGAAGACTGA
- a CDS encoding DUF4126 family protein codes for MESYDAILGTLALTMGASWASGINLYAALLVLGLGGMTGSIDLPPDLELLANPLVVGAAGLMYLVEFVVDKVPGVDSAWDGLQTFVRIPAGALLAAGAVGDVTPVMELATGLMGGSLAATSHFTKAGTRALINTSPEPVTNWSASLAEDLAVFGGLWIALNNPVLFLVLLAVFIVLVIWLLPKIWRLLKAIFRKLGSWLGLVRGPAPQPALELETAATRMVDDIAGQIGSLQKLHQSGSLTDSEFEQAKKRLLGG; via the coding sequence ATGGAAAGTTATGATGCGATACTGGGCACCCTCGCCCTGACCATGGGTGCCTCCTGGGCGAGCGGTATCAATCTGTATGCTGCGCTACTGGTCCTTGGTCTTGGTGGCATGACCGGCAGCATAGACCTGCCACCGGATCTTGAGCTGCTGGCCAACCCACTGGTGGTCGGTGCTGCCGGCCTCATGTACCTGGTGGAATTCGTGGTAGACAAGGTTCCCGGCGTGGATTCAGCCTGGGACGGCTTGCAGACTTTTGTCCGCATCCCCGCCGGCGCCCTGCTGGCGGCCGGCGCTGTCGGTGACGTAACCCCGGTAATGGAACTGGCAACCGGCCTCATGGGCGGCAGCCTGGCGGCCACCAGCCATTTCACCAAGGCCGGCACCCGGGCGCTGATCAATACCTCGCCGGAACCGGTGACCAACTGGAGCGCTTCACTGGCCGAAGACCTCGCCGTGTTCGGCGGCTTGTGGATAGCCCTCAACAACCCGGTTCTGTTCCTGGTGCTGCTGGCTGTGTTTATCGTCCTGGTTATCTGGCTCCTGCCGAAAATCTGGCGTCTGTTGAAAGCGATTTTCCGCAAGCTGGGCAGCTGGCTGGGTTTGGTCAGGGGGCCTGCCCCACAACCGGCCCTGGAACTGGAGACAGCAGCCACCCGAATGGTGGACGATATCGCCGGTCAGATCGGCTCGCTGCAGAAACTTCACCAGTCCGGTAGTCTTACCGATAGCGAATTCGAGCAGGCCAAGAAACGTCTGCTGGGCGGTTGA
- a CDS encoding sodium:calcium antiporter has product MSDYLINSTLWLTVLLFMLAGVLIAVFGIRMTHLARDLAVATGLGQAFMGAVFIGATTSLSGIIASATAAWFGDASLAVSNSLGGIAAQTVFLVLADMVYRKANLEFAAASAENLMMSVQLLLLLCLLNLAFIMPDYSVGAVHPLSILMVIVYLFGVRLLADVHEKPMWLPRLTPGTERESRKLPQVGIFRARRRLLFLDFGVCAAVVGGAGWLAATAGLVLVQKTDVSAGIMGGVFIAIVTSLPELVVAITAVRLGALSLAVGDIIGGNAFDTLFVAVADLFYRDGPIYRAVEFAERVWLGACLLMVTVLLVGLMYRERKGIANIGLESLLILLLYLFTVGLLTLT; this is encoded by the coding sequence GTGTCTGACTATCTGATCAACAGTACGCTCTGGTTAACCGTGCTGCTTTTTATGCTGGCGGGAGTCCTGATTGCCGTGTTCGGGATACGGATGACCCATCTGGCCCGCGACCTGGCGGTAGCCACCGGGCTGGGCCAGGCGTTCATGGGGGCGGTCTTCATCGGTGCCACCACCTCGCTGTCGGGAATCATTGCCTCGGCCACCGCGGCCTGGTTTGGCGATGCCAGCCTGGCCGTCAGCAACTCCCTCGGAGGAATAGCGGCGCAGACTGTGTTTCTGGTGCTGGCCGATATGGTTTATCGGAAAGCCAATCTGGAATTTGCCGCGGCGTCCGCGGAAAACCTGATGATGTCCGTGCAGTTGTTGCTGTTGCTGTGTCTGCTCAATCTCGCGTTCATCATGCCCGATTACAGTGTCGGTGCCGTACACCCGTTGTCCATCCTCATGGTCATCGTTTATCTGTTCGGTGTCAGACTGCTTGCCGACGTTCATGAGAAACCCATGTGGTTGCCGAGGCTTACCCCGGGTACCGAGCGGGAAAGCAGGAAGTTGCCCCAGGTTGGAATATTCCGCGCCAGGCGCAGGCTGCTGTTCCTGGATTTTGGCGTCTGTGCGGCTGTGGTGGGCGGTGCCGGCTGGCTGGCAGCGACTGCCGGGCTGGTGCTGGTGCAGAAGACCGATGTTTCTGCCGGCATCATGGGCGGCGTGTTTATCGCCATCGTCACTTCGTTACCGGAGCTGGTCGTGGCGATCACTGCGGTCAGGTTGGGTGCGCTCTCATTGGCGGTGGGCGATATTATTGGCGGCAATGCTTTCGATACCCTGTTTGTTGCGGTGGCCGATCTTTTTTACCGCGACGGGCCAATCTACAGGGCAGTGGAGTTTGCCGAAAGAGTCTGGCTGGGCGCCTGCCTGCTGATGGTTACCGTGTTGCTGGTGGGGCTTATGTACCGGGAACGCAAAGGAATCGCCAATATCGGTCTGGAAAGTCTGTTGATTTTGCTGCTGTACCTGTTTACCGTTGGCCTGCTTACATTGACTTAA
- a CDS encoding LapA family protein encodes MAKNSRLTTILVLIGLALLFIFQNVATVEIQFLFWSTSMPRSLMILLILLTGIVLGWFLRSYLRYRKRHREDD; translated from the coding sequence ATGGCCAAGAACAGCAGGCTGACAACCATCCTGGTGCTGATCGGATTGGCATTACTCTTTATATTTCAGAATGTTGCCACCGTTGAGATTCAGTTTCTGTTCTGGTCTACCAGCATGCCGCGATCGCTCATGATCCTGCTGATCCTGTTGACCGGAATCGTGCTTGGCTGGTTCCTGCGCAGCTATCTTCGTTATCGGAAAAGGCACAGGGAAGACGACTAG
- a CDS encoding MBL fold metallo-hydrolase translates to MRFRILLCLLASLALFNNAVAQNRLTIERVKEGLYNIMGPGGNVGVRVTSEGVILIDDKFPEDYEEIQQLVSQVSDLPVRYVINTHHHGDHSGSNESFLSVAEVVAHQNARDNMVRADQAGQPRVVFTDETAVYLGGVEVRAFYLGTGHTNGDAVVYFPDLDTVHGGDLLHGTAPFIDYANGGSSQGWVSTLNNILTLDFDTAIPGHGTVMNRDDVIGFRNQMEAVRQHMANLIRNGMPKGEAPVRIRSEALSWTMAENGLFMQRSIPGFYDEVAAEIRR, encoded by the coding sequence ATGCGCTTCAGAATTCTGCTCTGCCTGCTGGCCTCGCTGGCCCTGTTTAACAACGCTGTCGCCCAGAATCGACTGACGATAGAAAGAGTCAAAGAGGGTCTTTACAACATCATGGGGCCTGGTGGCAACGTGGGTGTCCGGGTTACCTCCGAGGGCGTCATTCTCATCGACGACAAATTTCCCGAGGATTACGAAGAAATCCAGCAGCTGGTCAGCCAGGTCAGTGATCTGCCGGTCCGGTATGTGATCAATACCCATCATCACGGCGATCATTCCGGCAGCAACGAGAGTTTCCTCAGTGTGGCCGAAGTCGTGGCACATCAGAATGCCCGCGACAACATGGTACGCGCCGACCAGGCCGGGCAGCCCCGCGTGGTATTCACCGATGAGACAGCCGTCTATCTCGGTGGCGTCGAGGTTCGCGCATTCTATCTGGGCACCGGGCACACCAATGGTGACGCGGTGGTATATTTCCCGGATCTCGACACAGTGCATGGAGGCGACCTGTTGCACGGCACGGCGCCCTTTATCGATTACGCAAATGGCGGCAGCAGCCAGGGTTGGGTAAGCACCCTGAACAATATCCTGACGCTGGATTTCGACACGGCGATCCCCGGGCATGGAACGGTGATGAACCGGGATGACGTGATCGGCTTCAGAAATCAGATGGAGGCGGTGCGCCAGCACATGGCCAACCTGATCAGGAACGGCATGCCCAAAGGCGAAGCGCCGGTGCGGATCAGAAGCGAAGCCCTGAGCTGGACCATGGCGGAGAATGGCCTGTTCATGCAGCGCAGCATTCCGGGCTTTTACGACGAAGTAGCGGCGGAGATCCGCCGTTAG
- a CDS encoding haloalkane dehalogenase — translation MISSAELPASFVEVKGKRMAYVELGEGAPIVFQHGNPTSSYLWRNVMPHLADQGRCLAIDLIGMGRSDKLDQSGPHSYRFAEHRDYLDGALQALGVEDDVTWVIHDWGSALGFDWCNRHRDKVKGICYMEGIVRPLTWDEWPEAARGIFQGFRSPAGEEMVLQKNTFVERVLPGSILRKLQDEELEVYRRPFQKPGEDRRPTLSWPRQIPIAGEPEDVVSLVAEYGEWLSRSDVPKLFINAEPGAILTGAQREFCRQFPNQDEVTVAGNHFLQEDSPHEIGQAIAAWRRKIA, via the coding sequence ATGATCAGCAGCGCAGAATTACCTGCCAGCTTCGTCGAGGTAAAAGGTAAGCGAATGGCTTATGTCGAACTTGGTGAGGGAGCTCCGATAGTCTTTCAGCATGGTAATCCCACCTCTTCCTATCTGTGGCGCAACGTAATGCCGCATCTGGCGGATCAGGGACGTTGTCTGGCTATCGATCTTATCGGGATGGGCAGGTCTGACAAGCTGGACCAGTCGGGACCGCACAGCTACCGGTTTGCCGAGCACCGGGACTACCTCGATGGGGCCCTGCAGGCGCTGGGCGTCGAGGACGACGTGACCTGGGTCATCCATGACTGGGGATCGGCGCTTGGTTTCGACTGGTGCAATCGGCACCGGGACAAGGTTAAGGGTATCTGCTACATGGAGGGGATAGTCAGGCCGCTGACCTGGGATGAATGGCCGGAGGCCGCCAGGGGGATTTTTCAGGGGTTCCGCTCGCCAGCCGGCGAAGAGATGGTGTTGCAGAAGAATACTTTTGTTGAAAGAGTCCTGCCGGGCTCTATTCTGCGTAAGCTGCAGGATGAAGAATTGGAGGTTTACCGCCGGCCGTTCCAGAAACCCGGCGAAGACCGGCGTCCCACCCTCAGCTGGCCGCGCCAGATTCCCATCGCAGGCGAGCCTGAAGACGTGGTAAGCCTGGTCGCCGAGTATGGAGAATGGTTAAGCCGCAGCGACGTGCCCAAGTTGTTCATCAATGCTGAGCCTGGCGCGATACTGACCGGCGCCCAGCGGGAGTTCTGTCGTCAGTTCCCCAACCAGGATGAGGTGACCGTGGCGGGCAACCATTTCCTTCAGGAGGATTCGCCACACGAGATCGGCCAGGCCATCGCCGCCTGGCGGAGGAAAATAGCCTGA
- a CDS encoding MFS transporter: MLFRVLYSARFYYPVFTVLFLDYGLSLEQFAILNMVWALTIVLAEVPSGALADILGRKRLIVYASVLMVIEMAVLVWVPVGDSPILFLAFLVNRICSGLSEAAASGADEALAYDSLKSLGREKEWAQLLERTTRMVSIGFFSTMIIGALVYDASLVNRLPAMLGLALRLEPEWVIKLPIILTFCTACLLLWTTLGLKEIDTAKVAERAGSDVVQKNLSLSGVLEPFRQILAAGRWTINHRFVLFIILAALVLDSVARQFVVLASEYYRVIDIPTAWFGFIGAGMALIGVANARLSRYLVSHHSPLFNFGLLSLVLMAGLLGLTLVIPWFGVLFAVAAFAMMGMVSFQSSYYINREVDSAHRATVLSFRGLALNLGLGTASLLYTALIAVLRGQSSGAVPDGNLQTVVFVQSLKAFPLYFLLLVGCLAILARWLVKDGRAFVRRPGTPSTSDDHLAR, encoded by the coding sequence GTGCTTTTCAGGGTGTTGTACAGCGCCCGGTTTTACTACCCCGTTTTTACCGTGCTGTTTCTGGATTACGGTTTGAGCCTGGAACAGTTCGCGATTCTCAACATGGTCTGGGCGTTGACCATCGTGCTTGCCGAAGTACCGTCCGGTGCGCTGGCAGATATCCTGGGCCGCAAGCGGTTGATCGTTTACGCCTCCGTATTGATGGTGATAGAGATGGCGGTACTGGTCTGGGTGCCGGTCGGCGACTCCCCCATTCTGTTTCTGGCCTTTCTGGTCAATCGGATTTGTTCGGGCCTGTCCGAGGCGGCTGCCAGCGGCGCCGACGAAGCCCTGGCCTACGATTCCCTCAAGAGTCTGGGGCGGGAGAAGGAATGGGCGCAACTGCTGGAACGCACCACCCGCATGGTATCGATCGGCTTCTTCAGTACCATGATTATCGGCGCACTGGTTTACGATGCCTCGCTGGTCAACAGGCTGCCCGCCATGCTTGGCCTGGCTCTGCGCCTCGAGCCTGAATGGGTTATCAAGTTGCCGATAATCCTGACATTTTGCACCGCCTGCCTGTTGTTGTGGACCACCCTGGGGCTGAAAGAGATAGACACTGCTAAAGTGGCTGAACGGGCCGGTAGCGATGTTGTCCAAAAAAATCTCAGCCTGTCAGGAGTTCTGGAACCATTCCGTCAGATACTTGCAGCCGGCCGCTGGACGATAAATCATCGCTTTGTGTTGTTTATAATTCTGGCGGCTCTGGTGCTGGACAGCGTGGCGAGACAGTTTGTCGTGCTGGCCAGCGAGTATTACCGCGTGATCGACATCCCCACCGCGTGGTTCGGTTTCATCGGCGCCGGTATGGCACTGATTGGTGTTGCCAATGCCCGGCTGTCCCGCTACCTGGTTTCTCACCACTCGCCGTTATTCAATTTTGGCCTGTTGTCCCTGGTATTGATGGCCGGGTTGCTGGGGTTGACTCTGGTTATCCCCTGGTTCGGTGTGTTGTTTGCCGTGGCAGCTTTCGCCATGATGGGCATGGTGAGCTTTCAGTCCAGCTACTATATTAATCGGGAAGTTGACTCCGCCCATCGGGCCACGGTGCTGAGCTTCCGGGGACTGGCTCTTAACCTGGGGCTGGGTACGGCCAGCCTGCTGTATACGGCGCTGATTGCAGTGCTTCGAGGTCAATCGAGTGGCGCGGTTCCGGATGGCAACCTGCAGACTGTGGTTTTTGTGCAGTCACTGAAAGCTTTTCCGCTGTATTTTCTGTTGTTGGTGGGGTGTCTGGCTATACTGGCCCGGTGGCTGGTGAAGGATGGCAGGGCGTTTGTCAGGCGGCCCGGAACGCCGTCAACCAGCGACGATCACTTGGCCCGTTGA
- a CDS encoding hydrogen peroxide-inducible genes activator → MDSLENLTLKQIRYFAAVAEFGSFRQAAFRLNITQPTLSNQVAAMEKALGVQLFERTRKGIKSTPQGRELLLSASRILEEAQGFATQASLLSGGGMGTYRLGVTPTLGPYLLPHILPTIHDRFHGLKLYVREDAPSDLETGLINGQHDLILSTLPIMSTELVVAPLFREPLKLALAKDHRLAGKKRINRMDLLGEPVLTISEHHLFHRQITELCERVGAVVRRDYEGTSLDTLRQMVVMGMGISFLPALYVRSEIHGKNELRVADVEGINVVRSHALVWRNTSPVRNFYRELAEVIRAIVEKDLIDTVLPASHIKMNQRAK, encoded by the coding sequence ATGGATTCACTCGAAAACCTGACCCTCAAGCAGATCCGCTACTTCGCGGCGGTGGCTGAATTCGGCAGCTTCAGACAGGCTGCATTCCGGCTCAATATTACCCAGCCGACTCTCAGCAACCAGGTTGCGGCGATGGAGAAAGCCCTTGGCGTTCAACTGTTTGAAAGAACACGCAAGGGAATAAAGAGCACCCCCCAGGGGCGTGAACTGCTTCTCAGCGCCAGCCGGATCCTGGAGGAGGCTCAAGGGTTCGCAACCCAGGCCTCGCTGCTGTCCGGGGGCGGCATGGGCACGTACCGCCTGGGTGTGACACCCACACTGGGGCCCTATCTGCTGCCACATATCCTGCCAACCATTCATGACCGCTTCCACGGATTGAAGCTTTATGTACGGGAAGATGCGCCCAGCGACCTGGAAACCGGGCTGATCAACGGTCAGCATGACCTGATTCTCTCCACCCTTCCCATTATGTCTACCGAGCTGGTGGTGGCGCCCCTGTTCCGGGAACCACTCAAGCTGGCACTGGCCAAAGACCATCGGCTGGCCGGCAAGAAGCGCATCAACCGTATGGATCTGCTCGGCGAACCCGTACTGACCATCAGCGAACACCATCTTTTTCACCGCCAGATCACCGAGCTTTGCGAGCGGGTCGGGGCCGTGGTGCGCCGGGATTACGAAGGCACCAGCCTGGATACCTTGCGTCAGATGGTGGTTATGGGGATGGGGATCTCCTTTCTGCCAGCCCTGTATGTCAGATCAGAAATCCACGGTAAAAATGAGTTACGAGTGGCGGACGTGGAGGGCATCAATGTGGTGCGTAGTCATGCGCTGGTGTGGCGAAACACTTCACCGGTACGTAACTTTTATCGGGAACTTGCCGAAGTGATCCGGGCAATCGTCGAAAAGGACCTGATCGATACCGTGCTGCCCGCCAGCCACATCAAAATGAATCAACGGGCCAAGTGA
- a CDS encoding carbonic anhydrase: MDKLITGIARFQSSTYEQRKALFAELANGQSPEVLFITCSDSRIDPNLLTQTEPGDLFIIRNAGNIVPPHMRSAGGVTASIEFAVAALGVEHIVVCGHSDCGAMKGALNLKALSDLPHVQDWLDHARGAVESVRARDGKEGGESVDAVTQENVKLQLNHLRTHPAVLAKLATGSLELHGWVYDIAHGTVDVYDPQTDTFVPASEHYHKLRQSA, encoded by the coding sequence ATGGATAAGCTGATTACCGGCATTGCTCGTTTTCAATCTTCCACATACGAGCAGCGCAAAGCGCTGTTTGCCGAACTCGCCAATGGTCAGAGCCCGGAAGTACTTTTTATTACCTGCTCGGACTCCCGGATCGACCCTAACCTTTTGACTCAGACTGAGCCGGGCGACCTATTTATTATTCGAAACGCAGGCAATATTGTCCCCCCACACATGCGCTCTGCAGGAGGAGTGACCGCTTCTATCGAATTTGCCGTCGCAGCCTTGGGGGTCGAACATATTGTGGTATGTGGCCACAGCGACTGCGGGGCGATGAAAGGTGCCCTGAACCTGAAGGCGCTCTCAGACCTGCCCCATGTCCAGGACTGGCTGGATCACGCCCGCGGCGCTGTTGAAAGCGTACGTGCAAGAGATGGTAAAGAAGGGGGTGAGTCTGTGGATGCGGTGACCCAGGAGAATGTCAAGCTGCAGCTTAATCACCTGCGCACGCATCCGGCGGTGCTCGCGAAGCTGGCTACCGGCAGCCTGGAGTTGCACGGCTGGGTTTATGATATCGCCCACGGCACGGTAGACGTCTACGACCCGCAGACTGACACGTTCGTACCGGCCAGTGAGCACTATCACAAGCTCCGTCAATCAGCGTAA